The Malus domestica chromosome 06, GDT2T_hap1 genome has a segment encoding these proteins:
- the LOC103409476 gene encoding protein ABA DEFICIENT 4, chloroplastic-like, whose translation MALSSSFSLPSISKIDHAKKTLRPRSNDRSKQMFDFPLTSSKTELFGHQLVTVGAHLHKSWSFLGGSRVTMRPRHESIVPLRKISQVYTSWLASSQIASTAFTFGTASVLPFYALMVLAPKAELTKISMESSIPYIVLGVLYAYLLYLSWTPETLQLIFASKYWLPELPGIGRMFLNEMTLASAWIHLLVVDLFAARQVFRDGLDNKIETRHSVSLCLFFCPVGIVTHVITKALTKNAGSSSTRNMH comes from the exons atggccctctcttcttccttttccctCCCTTCCATTTCCAAG ATTGACCACGCTAAGAAGACGTTGAGACCTCGGAGTAATGATAGAAGCAAACAAATGTTCGATTTTCCACTCACAAGTAGTAAAACTGAACTGTTTGGTCATCAGCTTGTGACAGTGGGAGCTCACTTACACAAGAGCTGGAGTTTTTTGGGAGGTTCGAGAGTTACTATGAGACCAAGGCATGAGAGTATCGTTCCACTTCGAAAAATCTCTCAAGTATACACGTCAT GGTTGGCAAGTTCTCAAATTGCTAGCACTGCCTTTACTTTCGGAACAGCCTCAGTTCTCCCATTCTATGCCCTCATGGTTCTGGCACCTAAAGCTGAACTA ACGAAAATTTCCATGGAAAGTAGTATACCGTATATCGTGCTGGGAGTTCTCTATGCCTATCTACTATACCTCTCTTGGACTCCTGAAACTCTACAGTTGATTTTTGCAAGTAAATACTGGCTTCCTGAG CTGCCGGGTATTGGAAGGATGTTCTTGAATGAGATGACATTAGCTTCTGCTTGGATTCACTTGTTGGTTGTGGATCTCTTTGCTGCAAG GCAGGTTTTTCGTGATGGACTGGACAACAAAATTGAGACGCGACATTCAGTTTCTCTTTGCCTCTTTTTCTGTCCCGTTGGAATCGTTACTCATGTCATTACCAAAGCACTGACTAAAAATGCTGGAAGTTCCAGCACACGTAATATGCattga
- the LOC103437037 gene encoding NAD-capped RNA hydrolase DXO1-like has product MDFSEHHKNIFGPDYDDDDDGNKQDGARSSSPSSSSSSSSSSSSSSSASSSSNEGGESSSGNSPSASSGGGAGGGEEEVENGEEADYSNAATDDNEYSNMGYFGEDDKDLFGSDNEDYCKTPATSPFPIPVLPVIRNTNNQGRGNSGRGRWPSGRPNDRGAGILGRGGPFQQRQNFGYDGSNGYRDERFVSELRLLSKSGETLSRKAVAFQEPCELACYSRVEGGDVSFDETSLRLFKRLITEEIGRDLNEGYDTFIAKKDLGSQGFGDLLGCIRDKNIPLQNIHFVTYRNNLNKILATFYNKRDPWEMGVHKRNGVVYLDVHKLPERPQTELDRRRCYWGYCFESLATEDPGRGDGGIHHVDANVEYCSVIKTKLGAHRILMGAEMDCCDSTDDGRRFYVELKTSRELDNHKIEYEFEKEKLLKFWIQSFLAGVPYIVIGFRNDAGQLVRTERLRTKDITQRVKMKNYWQGGVCLAFADEVLCWLYGTVKDNEDYILQFTHPYQRLELLQAQSCPEEITNHVQQL; this is encoded by the exons ATGGATTTTTCAGAACACCACAAAAATATCTTCGGGCCAGActacgacgacgacgacgacggtAATAAACAAGATGGGGCCCGTTCATCCTCACCGTCCTCCTCCTCATCGTCGTCTTCGTCCTCATCTTCATCCTCATCGGCTTCTTCTTCATCCAACGAAGGAGGCGAGTCCAGCAGCGGGAATAGCCCGAGCGCAAGCAGTGGCGGCGGCGCTGGCGGTGGGGAAGAAGAGGTAGAGAATGGCGAAGAGGCTGATTATTCAAATGCCGCCACCGACGACAATGAGTATAGCAATATGGGTTATTTTGGGGAGGACGACAAGGATCTGTTTGGCTCTGACAATGAAGATTACTGTAAAACCCCTGCTACTAGTCCTTTCCCTATTCCTG TATTGCCTGTCATACGCAATACGAATAATCAGGGTAGAGGGAATTCAGGGCGTGGTCGTTGGCCATCTGGACGTCCAAATGATAGAGGTGCAGGCATCCTTGGTCGAGGTGGACCTTTTCAGCAGAGGCAAAATTTTGGATATGATGGCTCAAATGGTTATCGCGATGAACGTTTTGTCTCGGAACTAAGACTACTTTCAAAGAGTGGAGAAACACTGTCAAGAAAGGCCGTTGCATTTCAGGAA CCCTGTGAGCTTGCTTGCTATAGTCGGGTAGAAGGTGGAGATGTCAGCTTTGACGAGACCAGTTTG AGGCTTTTCAAGCGTCTTATTACTGAAGAAATTGGAAGAGATCTGAATGAAGGTTATGATACTTTTATTGCGAAGAAAG ATTTGGGCTCTCAAGGTTTTGGTGACCTTCTCGGCTGCATAAGAGACAAGAATATTCCActtcaaaacattcattttgTG ACTTATCGCAACAATCTTAATAAG aTATTGGCCACTTTTTATAATAAAAGGGATCCTTGGGAGATGGGAGTGCATAAAAGGAATGGGGTTGTCTATCTTGATGTGCATAAACTACCTGAAAGGCCACAGACTGAGTTGGATCGAAGAAG GTGTTACTGGGGGTATTGTTTTGAGAGTCTTGCCACTGAAGATCCAGGAAGAGGCGATGGAGGGATACATCATGTTGATGCCAATGTTGAATACTGTTCTGTGATCAAAACAAAATTAGGGGCTCATCGCATTCTTATGGGTGCTGAAATGGATTGCTGTGACTCAACTGATGATGGAAGGAGGTTTTATGTGGAATTAAAGACAAGCCGTGAG TTGGACAACCATAAAATAGAGTATGAATTTGAGAAAGAGAAGCTCCTCAAGTTTTGG ATTCAATCATTCTTAGCAGGTGTTCCCTATATTGTCATTGGGTTTAG GAATGATGCAGGTCAACTTGTTCGCACAGAGAGACTAAGAACCAAAGATATAACGCAAAGAGTGAAAATGAAGAACTACTGGCAG GGAGGAGTTTGCTTGGCATTTGCTGATGAGGTATTATGCTGGCTCTATGGGACCGTAAAAGATA ATGAAGATTACATATTGCAGTTTACTCATCCTTACCAACGTTTGGAGCTTTTACAAGCCCAATCTTGCCCAGAAGAAATTACTAACCACGTTCAGCAATTGTAG